Proteins encoded together in one Coffea arabica cultivar ET-39 chromosome 2c, Coffea Arabica ET-39 HiFi, whole genome shotgun sequence window:
- the LOC113727122 gene encoding phenylacetaldehyde reductase-like isoform X2, with protein sequence MSGPGEDKVVCVTGASGYIASWLVKQLLGRGYTVKASVRDANDPRKTEHLTSLDGAKERLKLFQANLLDDGSFDEIVQGCTGVFHTASPVIFSVSDPKKELLDPAVKGTLNLLQSCAKVSSIRRVILTSSTAAVLAKPELNKDSFVDESWFSNPSYCEEQKMWYQLSKTLAEDAAWKFSKEHGIDMVSINPGWVFGPILQPSINLSAGLVLDVVNGAQSFPDACVGWIDVRDVACAHIHAFEIPSANGRYCVVGKNVHWSEIVKILRQLFPTLQLPNKGLRKMTGGNVACVTGASGYID encoded by the exons ATGAGTGGACCAGGAGAGGATAAAGTGGTGTGTGTGACTGGAGCTTCGGGTTACATAGCTTCATGGCTGGTCAAGCAGCTACTTGGCCGGGGTTATACAGTTAAAGCTTCTGTTCGAGATGCCA ATGATCCAAGAAAGACGGAACATTTGACGTCACTTGATGGAGCCAAGGAGAGACTGAAGTTGTTTCAGGCGAACTTACTTGATGATGGATCCTTTGACGAAATAGTTCAAGGATGTACTGGCGTTTTTCATACCGCTTCTCCTGTTATTTTTTCGGTTAGCGATCCGAAG AAAGAATTACTAGACCCTGCAGTAAAGGGAACACTGAACCTGCTTCAATCATGTGCAAAAGTTTCATCTATCAGAAGAGTAATCCTGACATCTTCTACGGCTGCAGTTCTGGCAAAACCAGAGCTAAATAAAGATTCATTTGTTGACGAAAGTTGGTTTTCTAACCCATCATACTGTGAGGAGCAAAAG ATGTGGTATCAACTGTCAAAAACTTTAGCAGAGGATGCTGCTTGGAAATTCTCAAAGGAGCATGGCATTGACATGGTTTCAATCAATCCAGGATGGGTCTTTGGTCCCATTTTGCAGCCTTCTATCAATCTAAGTGCAGGATTGGTCCTGGATGTAGTAAATG GGGCTCAATCATTTCCTGATGCATGTGTTGGATGGATTGATGTTAGAGATGTTGCCTGTGCACATATTCATGCCTTTGAAATCCCTTCTGCTAATGGAAGATATTGTGTAGTTGGGAAAAATGTGCACTGGTCCGAGATCGTCAAGATTCTGAGGCAACTTTTCCCTACTCTCCAACTTCCAAATAA GGGTCTAAGGAAGATGACTGGTGGGAATGTGGCGTGTGTGACGGGAGCTTCGGGATACATAGATTGA
- the LOC113727122 gene encoding phenylacetaldehyde reductase-like isoform X1, translated as MSGPGEDKVVCVTGASGYIASWLVKQLLGRGYTVKASVRDANDPRKTEHLTSLDGAKERLKLFQANLLDDGSFDEIVQGCTGVFHTASPVIFSVSDPKKELLDPAVKGTLNLLQSCAKVSSIRRVILTSSTAAVLAKPELNKDSFVDESWFSNPSYCEEQKMWYQLSKTLAEDAAWKFSKEHGIDMVSINPGWVFGPILQPSINLSAGLVLDVVNGAQSFPDACVGWIDVRDVACAHIHAFEIPSANGRYCVVGKNVHWSEIVKILRQLFPTLQLPNKGSPNSTFGMGEFEVSMEKTEGLGINFIPLEVSLKDTVESFKEKNFITF; from the exons ATGAGTGGACCAGGAGAGGATAAAGTGGTGTGTGTGACTGGAGCTTCGGGTTACATAGCTTCATGGCTGGTCAAGCAGCTACTTGGCCGGGGTTATACAGTTAAAGCTTCTGTTCGAGATGCCA ATGATCCAAGAAAGACGGAACATTTGACGTCACTTGATGGAGCCAAGGAGAGACTGAAGTTGTTTCAGGCGAACTTACTTGATGATGGATCCTTTGACGAAATAGTTCAAGGATGTACTGGCGTTTTTCATACCGCTTCTCCTGTTATTTTTTCGGTTAGCGATCCGAAG AAAGAATTACTAGACCCTGCAGTAAAGGGAACACTGAACCTGCTTCAATCATGTGCAAAAGTTTCATCTATCAGAAGAGTAATCCTGACATCTTCTACGGCTGCAGTTCTGGCAAAACCAGAGCTAAATAAAGATTCATTTGTTGACGAAAGTTGGTTTTCTAACCCATCATACTGTGAGGAGCAAAAG ATGTGGTATCAACTGTCAAAAACTTTAGCAGAGGATGCTGCTTGGAAATTCTCAAAGGAGCATGGCATTGACATGGTTTCAATCAATCCAGGATGGGTCTTTGGTCCCATTTTGCAGCCTTCTATCAATCTAAGTGCAGGATTGGTCCTGGATGTAGTAAATG GGGCTCAATCATTTCCTGATGCATGTGTTGGATGGATTGATGTTAGAGATGTTGCCTGTGCACATATTCATGCCTTTGAAATCCCTTCTGCTAATGGAAGATATTGTGTAGTTGGGAAAAATGTGCACTGGTCCGAGATCGTCAAGATTCTGAGGCAACTTTTCCCTACTCTCCAACTTCCAAATAA AGGTTCTCCTAATAGCACCTTCGGTATGGGAGAATTCGAAGTGTCGATGGAGAAAACAGAAGGTTTGGGAATCAATTTCATTCCATTGGAAGTGAGCCTGAAGGACACTGTTGAAAGTTTCAAGGAGAagaattttattactttttaa
- the LOC113727122 gene encoding phenylacetaldehyde reductase-like isoform X3, with the protein MSGPGEDKVVCVTGASGYIASWLVKQLLGRGYTVKASVRDANDPRKTEHLTSLDGAKERLKLFQANLLDDGSFDEIVQGCTGVFHTASPVIFSVSDPKKELLDPAVKGTLNLLQSCAKVSSIRRVILTSSTAAVLAKPELNKDSFVDESWFSNPSYCEEQKMWYQLSKTLAEDAAWKFSKEHGIDMVSINPGWVFGPILQPSINLSAGLVLDVVNGAQSFPDACVGWIDVRDVACAHIHAFEIPSANGRYCVVGKNVHWSEIVKILRQLFPTLQLPNNTPISGCI; encoded by the exons ATGAGTGGACCAGGAGAGGATAAAGTGGTGTGTGTGACTGGAGCTTCGGGTTACATAGCTTCATGGCTGGTCAAGCAGCTACTTGGCCGGGGTTATACAGTTAAAGCTTCTGTTCGAGATGCCA ATGATCCAAGAAAGACGGAACATTTGACGTCACTTGATGGAGCCAAGGAGAGACTGAAGTTGTTTCAGGCGAACTTACTTGATGATGGATCCTTTGACGAAATAGTTCAAGGATGTACTGGCGTTTTTCATACCGCTTCTCCTGTTATTTTTTCGGTTAGCGATCCGAAG AAAGAATTACTAGACCCTGCAGTAAAGGGAACACTGAACCTGCTTCAATCATGTGCAAAAGTTTCATCTATCAGAAGAGTAATCCTGACATCTTCTACGGCTGCAGTTCTGGCAAAACCAGAGCTAAATAAAGATTCATTTGTTGACGAAAGTTGGTTTTCTAACCCATCATACTGTGAGGAGCAAAAG ATGTGGTATCAACTGTCAAAAACTTTAGCAGAGGATGCTGCTTGGAAATTCTCAAAGGAGCATGGCATTGACATGGTTTCAATCAATCCAGGATGGGTCTTTGGTCCCATTTTGCAGCCTTCTATCAATCTAAGTGCAGGATTGGTCCTGGATGTAGTAAATG GGGCTCAATCATTTCCTGATGCATGTGTTGGATGGATTGATGTTAGAGATGTTGCCTGTGCACATATTCATGCCTTTGAAATCCCTTCTGCTAATGGAAGATATTGTGTAGTTGGGAAAAATGTGCACTGGTCCGAGATCGTCAAGATTCTGAGGCAACTTTTCCCTACTCTCCAACTTCCAAATAA taCTCCGATTTCAGGTTGTATATAA
- the LOC113722987 gene encoding ferritin-like catalase Nec2 — MALLLSYKPQTVVFMILMVSCTASTASFSPQPCKPTFPQKSLPLYEKDIELLQFPVNLEFLEAEFFLWGALGHGLDVVEPELPKGGPPPIGAQKANLDLLTKNIITEFAYQEVGHLRALRDTVGLFPRPQLDLRAENFAKLFDEAFGYKLDPPFNPYSNSLNYMLASYVIPYVGLVGYVGTNPLLQGYRAKRLLAGLLGVESGQDAVIRMYLYERAKEVVYPYNQTVAEFTIRISKLRNKLGKDGIKDEGIFVPLKLGAEGRTSSNVLSANSYSISYERGPEEILRIVYGTGNEHVPGGFYPKGGNGKIAREFLKKY, encoded by the exons ATGGCTCTTCTTTTATCATATAAGCCTCAAACAGTCGTGTtcatgatcttgatggtgtctTGCACAGCATCCACAGCATCATTTTCCCCTCAACCTTGCAAGCCAACTTTTCCCCAAAAATCACTTCCACTATACGAGAAAGACATTGAACTGTTGCAGTTTCCAGTGAATCTAGAGTTCTTGGAAGCAGAATTTTTCTTGTGGGGTGCCTTAGGCCATGGGCTCGACGTGGTTGAGCCTGAATTGCCCAAGGGAGGCCCTCCTCCCATCGGTGCCCAAAAAGCCAATCTCGATCTTCTTACAAAGAACATTATCACTGAATTTGCCTATCAAGAAGTTGGCCATCTCAG GGCGCTTAGAGATACGGTAggtttgttcccaaggccacagCTGGACCTCCGTGCTGAAAACTTTGCAAAGCTCTTTGATGAAGCATTTGGGTACAAACTCGACCCTCCCTTCAACCCCTACAGCAACAGCCTCAACTACATGTTGGCTTCTTATGTAATTCCCTATGTAGGCCTAGTAGGCTATGTTGGCACAAATCCCTTACTCCAAGGCTATCGAGCCAAGCGT CTTTTGGCGGGACTACTAGGAGTTGAATCAGGCCAAGATGCAGTAATCAGAATGTATCTCTATGAACGAGCTAAAGAAGTGGTATATCCTTACAATCAAACAGTTGCTGAATTTACTATTCGCATTTCAAAGCTGAGAAACAAGTTGGGCAAGGATGGCATCAAGGACGAAGGGATCTTTGTCCCACTGAAGCTAGGCGCCGAAGGACGGACTTCAAGCAACGTTTTATCTGCCAATTCCTACTCTATCTCATATGAGAGGGGTCCAGAGGAGATACTGAGGATTGTTTATGGCACTGGTAATGAGCATGTTCCAGGAGGATTCTATCCTAAGGGAGGCAATGGAAAGATTGCCAGAGAATTCCTCAAGAAAtactga